The proteins below come from a single Nitrospirota bacterium genomic window:
- a CDS encoding YifB family Mg chelatase-like AAA ATPase, translating to MLSKVLSASIIGIEAHTVEVEVDITSRGLPHFSMVGLPDAAVKESRDRVRAALKNIGFHFPLKQITVNLAPADLKKEGSSFDLPIAIGIIASEGILESPAIEGYLLTGELSLNGTIKSVRGALSMAMKARELGLKGLILPEENVPEAAVVKGVPVFGIKNLPDVIDFLRDGKMQEPFTIDVQKAMTENSLYEDDFIEVKGQEHAKRAFEVAAAGGHNVLMIGPPGSGKTMLAKRLPTILPGMTFDEALETTRVHSVAGLLRDGQSLLAVRPFRCPHHTISDVALIGGGQFPKPGEVSLSHNGVLFLDELPEFKRNVLEVLRQPLENEEVTVSRAVASITYPASFMLVAAMNPCPCGYFGDTRHQCTCTHGQIHRYRHRVSGPLLDRIDIHIEVPAVPYKELSNEYAGEKSEEIRKRVVAARDIQLARFTHDRKVYANGQMKTRHIRKYCALRPDARTLLDTAMQKLGLSARAYTRILKLSRTIADLEASEDIHSPHISEAIQYRTLDRGVF from the coding sequence TTGGCCTGCCAGATGCGGCGGTAAAGGAATCACGGGACAGGGTGAGGGCAGCGCTCAAGAATATCGGATTCCATTTCCCCCTCAAGCAGATAACCGTGAATCTGGCACCCGCAGATCTGAAGAAGGAGGGGTCGTCCTTTGACCTTCCGATCGCGATCGGGATTATCGCGTCAGAGGGCATTCTTGAATCTCCCGCGATTGAGGGCTACCTTCTCACAGGAGAACTTTCCCTGAACGGCACTATTAAGTCTGTGCGGGGCGCGCTCTCGATGGCGATGAAGGCGAGAGAGCTCGGGTTGAAAGGATTGATCCTGCCGGAGGAGAATGTGCCCGAGGCAGCAGTCGTGAAAGGGGTGCCGGTGTTCGGGATCAAAAACCTTCCGGACGTCATCGATTTTCTCAGGGACGGGAAGATGCAGGAGCCCTTCACGATAGACGTGCAGAAGGCGATGACGGAGAATTCGCTGTATGAGGACGATTTCATCGAAGTGAAGGGACAGGAGCATGCGAAACGTGCGTTTGAGGTTGCTGCTGCCGGGGGGCACAACGTGCTTATGATAGGACCTCCCGGATCCGGCAAGACCATGCTGGCAAAGAGGCTGCCGACAATACTCCCCGGCATGACGTTCGATGAGGCGCTGGAGACCACGAGGGTACACAGTGTTGCAGGGCTTCTCAGGGACGGCCAGTCACTGCTTGCGGTAAGGCCTTTCCGTTGTCCGCATCATACCATATCCGATGTCGCCCTGATCGGCGGGGGACAGTTTCCGAAGCCCGGTGAGGTGAGCCTTTCGCACAATGGTGTGCTGTTTCTGGATGAACTGCCGGAATTCAAGAGAAATGTCCTTGAGGTGCTGAGGCAGCCGCTCGAAAACGAAGAAGTTACCGTATCCCGGGCAGTTGCCTCCATTACCTATCCAGCATCCTTCATGCTGGTAGCCGCGATGAATCCCTGTCCGTGCGGGTACTTTGGGGATACCCGGCATCAGTGCACCTGCACCCACGGGCAGATACACCGTTACCGGCACAGGGTTTCAGGCCCCCTTCTCGACCGTATCGATATCCATATAGAGGTCCCGGCGGTTCCCTACAAAGAACTCTCCAACGAATATGCCGGTGAAAAGTCTGAAGAGATACGGAAGCGGGTTGTCGCGGCAAGGGATATCCAGCTTGCACGTTTCACGCATGACAGGAAGGTCTATGCAAACGGCCAGATGAAGACAAGGCATATCAGGAAATACTGCGCGCTCCGTCCTGATGCCCGGACGCTGCTTGATACTGCGATGCAGAAACTCGGCCTCTCGGCACGGGCATATACGAGGATACTGAAATTGTCGCGTACCATCGCAGACCTCGAGGCATCAGAGGACATCCATTCCCCCCATATCTCGGAGGCGATCCAGTACAGGACACTGGACCGGGGGGTGTTTTGA
- a CDS encoding nucleotidyl transferase AbiEii/AbiGii toxin family protein, translating into MEVQEDFRELLELFNKHHVEYLIVGGYALAFHGAPRYTGDLDLFVRSDPMNAQRIISALRDFGFESVGLTVADFEQSDNVIQLGVPPVRVDIVTTLTGISWESAFHERVPGRYGDVQVDYIGREQFILNKRSLGRKKDLADIEALGEE; encoded by the coding sequence ATGGAAGTTCAGGAAGACTTCAGAGAACTACTCGAATTATTCAACAAGCACCACGTTGAATATCTGATTGTGGGAGGCTACGCACTGGCTTTTCACGGCGCTCCGCGCTACACCGGGGATTTAGACTTATTTGTCCGTTCTGATCCGATGAATGCCCAGCGTATCATTAGCGCCCTGAGAGATTTCGGTTTCGAGTCTGTGGGATTGACAGTGGCAGATTTTGAACAATCGGACAATGTGATTCAACTCGGGGTTCCGCCTGTCAGAGTTGATATTGTAACAACGCTCACTGGCATATCATGGGAAAGTGCTTTTCATGAACGGGTCCCGGGCAGATATGGTGATGTACAAGTCGATTACATTGGGCGTGAACAGTTCATTCTCAATAAGCGGTCATTGGGGAGAAAAAAAGATCTCGCAGATATCGAAGCCCTCGGTGAAGAATAA